GGCGGTGCCTCTTCCTACGGGCGCGGGGACTACGGGATGGCGTGCAGGCGCAGGGTCCGTACGCCGCCGCCGGTGAGCAGTTCGATGATGCGCTCCCCGGCGGGCTTGCGGACCTGCGCGGCGCACCCCGGGCAGGTGAAGGTGTAGAAGGTCGTACGGCGGCTGGCGCCGATCGCCAGCCGCAGCGCACCCGCCGCCAGCTCGAAGCGCCCACGGCAGTCGGGGCAGGCGGCTCTGAACCGCACGGCGGCGGCCACGGGGACCGGGACCGGGACCGGCCCGGTACGGGCGGTGGCCACGCCGGTGGATGTGGCGGCCGGTCCGCCACGGCTGTCGGTCATCGCGGCCGGTCCGGTGCGGCCGTTGGCCATCGCGGCCGGTTCCGTGCGGGTGGCGGTTCCGGCCGGGGTGACGGGCATGAGGTACGTCGGGTGCATCTCGTTCTCCGCTCCGGGCCCGGTCAGACCGTGTCGTAGGCGGCGAGCGCCTCACGGGCCGCCGTCCGGGCGCTCTCGGCGAGCTCCGGCGGGGAGACGATGCGGCCCTCACCGCCGAGGCGCAGGGCGAGACGGCGCAGCGACGCCGGGTCGGGAGTGCGCAGGGTGATGCGCAGGCCGCCGTCGGGGAGTTCCTCGGCGGAATCGTGCGGGTAGTACTCGGCGACCCAGCGGCCGCCGGTGCCGACCTCGATGACGACCTCGGGGTCCTCTGCCGCGGGCTGGACCAGCCCTTCGGAGAGGTCCCGCAGCTCCAGCTCCGGCGGGGCTGCGGGGGCGTCGAGGAGGCGGATCTCGGCGACCCGGTCCAGCCGGAAGGTCCGGCGGGCCTCGGAGAGCCGGCACCAGCCCTCCATATAGGTGTGGCCGACGGCGAAGAGCCGGATGGGGTCGACCTCGCGCTCGGTGAGTTCGTCGCGCGCGGGCGAGTAGTAGCGCAGCCAGAGGCGTCGGCGCTCGGAGATGGCCCGGTCGACGTCGGCGAAGACACCGCCCTCCGCCTCGAAGGTCACCGAGAGCCGGGAGCTGGCCGCGCCGGACTCCCCCGCCGCCGTCTCCAGCTTGGCCGTGGCCCGGAGCAGGGCCTCCCGGTCGCTCTCGCGCAGTCCGGGCAGGGTCGCCACCGCGCGGGCGGCGACGAGGAGGGCGGTGGCCTCGTCGGCAGCGAGCCGGAGCGGTTCGGCGACGTCGTCCGGGTTGTGCCACCAGATCCGGTCGCCGTCGGTGTCGATGTCGAGGAGGTCGCCGCCCCGGAAGCTGGTCCCGCACATGGGGAGCACGTCGAGGTCCGAGATCAGCTCGTCCTCGGTGATCCCGAAGGCCCGGGCCACGTCCTGGACGTGGGCGCCGGGGCGCTCGCGGAGGTACGTCACCAGGGAGAGCATCCGGCGGGTCTGGTCGATCGCGTTCGTGGCCATCGTCTCGGTCCCCTAGTCCTTGGCCACGGCTCGGAGCCGGTCCACCACATCGGCCCGCAGATCGGCGGGTTCCTCCACGACGACGTCCGGCCCGAACTCGACGAGCCAGGCGTCGAGCCCGTGTCCGTACGGGATCTCCAGCTCGTCCCAGCCGTCGCCGCGCTCATGGACCGATATCGCCCGCGCCCGCAGCGGGTAGCCGGATCCGGCGCGGAGCCTGATCCGGGCGGTCCGGGTGGCGGTCTCGCCGGCCCAGCTCTCGACGGTCTCGCGGACGGTGACGACGTCGGGCACCTCGGCGGTGAACGTCCCGGCGCGGGAGCGGACCTTGCCGGTGATGCGGGAGAGCCTGAAGACGCGCTCGGCGCCACGGCCCCGGTCCCAGCCCGCGAGGTACCAGTGGCCGCGCCAGCATTCGAGGGTCCAGGGTTCGACCTGGCGCTGGACGGGGGCGGCGGAGTTGGCCTTGCGGTAGTCGAAGGTGACCGGGCGGCGGTCGCGGCAGGCGAGCATCAGGGGCTCGAAGGCTGCCTCGTGGACGGGGATACGGGGTTCGAGGGCGCTGTGCACCTCGTACGCGTCCTCGGCCTCGGGCATACCGGCCGCGCGGAGCTTCTGGAGGGCGCCGCTGGCGGCCCCGGCGAGGCGGGCCTGCTGCCAGACCTTGGCGGCGAGGCCGAGGGCGGCGGCCTCCTCGGCGTCCAGGGTGATGGGGGGCAGCCGGTTGCTGTCCCGGCGGGCCAGATAGCCGGTGTCGCCGTCGAGGTTCTCGACGGTCTCGATGACGAGGCCGAGCTCGCGCAGATCATCCTTGTCGCGCTCGAACATCCGGTTGAAGGAGTCGTCGGAGCCCGCTTCGAGGTACGCCTCGATGGAGCCGCGCAGCTCGCGCTTGCTGAGCGGGCGCCGGGTCCCCAGCAGGCACAGCGCGAGGTTCATCAACCGCTCGGCCTTGGCAATCGCCATCGACGCCCTTTCTCTTGTGCTCTACGACCGTCGACCGTACCGCCCCGGGGTGTCGGGACCAAAGCGGGATGGTGCACCGGGCAGCGGTGAGGGCCCCCACCGGTATGGCGGGGGCCCTCACTCACGCGGGTCCGGAACGGATCAGACCGAGACCAGGTCGCAGACGAAGATCAGCGTCTCGCCCGGGGCGATCGCGCTGCCCGCGCCGCGGTCGCCGTACGCGAGGTGTGCGGGGATGGTCAGCTGGCGGCGGCCGCCGACCTTCATGCCCTGCACGCCCTGGTCCCAGCCGGAGATGACCTGGCCGACACCGAGCTGGAAGGCCAGCGGCGCGCCGCGGTTCCAGGAGGCGTCGAACTCCTCACCGGTGGAGAAGGCCACGCCCACGTAGTGGACCTTGACCTTGTCCCCGGCCTTGGCGACGGGGCCGTCGCCCTCCCAGATGTCCTTGATCTCCAGGTCGGCCGGCGGCTCGCCACCCGGGAAGTCGATCTCGGGCTTCTCGATGCTCACTGAACTGCTCCTCTAAATGATGAACTGGACAACCGGGACAGTCTTGCACCCTGGTCAGCGGGCGTTACATCTTGGCCAGGACGTCCACGGCGAAGACCAGCGTGGAGTTCTTCGGAATGGCCTGCTGCTGCTGGTCGCCGAAGGCCTGGTCCGGCGGGATCACGAGCAGCACGCGGCTGCCGACCTTCTTGCCGATCAGGCCCTCCTTGAGTCCCTTGAGGGTGACCTGGGCCAGCGGGAAGGTCTGGGTCTTGCCCTGGGCGTAGGTGGAGTCGAACTCCTTGGCATCCTTCCAGATCAGACCCACGTAGTTCACGACGACGCTGTCGGTCTCCTTGATGACCTCACCGTCGGACTCCAGGATGTAGTTGGAGGCCAGCTTCTTCGGCGGGTCGCTCTTGGGGATGGTGACCTTCGGCGCCTTGCCGTCGTCGTTGGTCCCGACCTTGGGCAGGTCGATGTTGTCCTGGGCGACCTCCTTGCCCTTGGCGGAGGCCGGGATCTGGGTCGCCTTCACGATGTCGACGACGAAGCCGAGGGTGGCGTTCGGCTTGATGTCTCCCTGGCCCTGCTCGCCGTAGCCGAGCTCCGGCGGGATGACGAGCTGGACGCGGCTGCCGACCTTCTGGCCGACGAGGCCCTTGTCCCAGCCCTGGATGACCATGCCCGCGCCGAGCGTCAGGTCGAAGGGCTGCTTGCGGTCGAAGCTGTTGTCGAACGGCTTGTCGGAGTCCCACGACTGACCGAGGTAGTTGACCTGGATCGCGTCGCCGTTCTTGAGCTTCGCACCGTCGCCCTCGCTGATGACCTCGGTCTTCAGCTCCTTGGGCGGGTCTCCCTTGCCCTTGGAGAGGGTGGGCTTCTCGCCGAACTTCGCGCCTGCGGTGATCGCGGGCACGCCGTTCTTGGACGAGGCGGAGTCGGAGGCCTTGTCGTCGCTGCCGCAGGCCACTGCCGACAGCAGCAGGAGGGGGGCGACGAGAAGGCCGGCAATTCGGCGCACTGGTTCCTCAGATCTCAGGGGGCACTGTGGTTGAGTCCGACCACTCTAGGCCGTGGAGAGGGCCCCGTACGAGGAACGTACGGGGCCCTGTCGCACGACGGCCGGCCGAGAGGTGCGCCCCCAGGGCCTGTCACATGCCCGCGATCAGCTTCTCCACGCGCTCGTCGACGGAGCGGAACGGGTCCTTGCAGAGCACCGTGCGCTGCGCCTGGTCGTTGAGCTTGAGGTGGACCCAGTCGACGGTGAAGTCCCGGCGCTGCTCCTGGGCCCGGCGGATGAAGTCGCCGCGCAGCCTCGCCCGGGTGGTCTGCGGGGGCACCGACTTGCCCTCGAAGATCTTCAGGTCGTTGCAGATGCGGGCGGTCTGGCCCTTCCGCTCCAGGAGGTAGAAGAGACCGCGGCGACGGTGGATGTCGTGGTAGGCGAGGTCTATCTGGGCGACCCGCGGGTTCGACATGGTCATGTTGTGCTTGGCGCGGTACCGCTCGATGAGCTTGTACTTCATGACCCAGTCGATCTCGGTGTCGATCCGGTCGAGGTCCTCGGCCTCGATGGCGTCGAGGGTGCGGCCCCACAGCTCCAGGACCTGGTCGACGGTGCCGGTGCGGATGCCCCGGCGCTCGACGAAGTCCACGGCCTTCTCGTAGTACTCCCGCTGGACCTCGATGGCCGAGGCCTCGCGGCCGCTGGCCAGGCGCACCTTGCGCCGGCCGGTGAGGTCGTGGCTGACCTCGCGGATGGCCCGGATCGGGTTCTCCAGGGTCAGATCGCGCATCACCGTGCCCGCCTCGATCATGCGGAGCACCAGGTCGGTGGCGCCGACCTTGAGCAGCATGGTCGTCTCGGACATGTTCGAGTCTCCGACGATGACGTGGAGGCGGCGGTACCGCTCGGCGTCGGCGTGGGGTTCGTCACGGGTGTTGATGATCGGCCGGGAGCGGGTGGTCGCGGAGCTGACGCCCTCCCAGATGTGCTCGGCACGCTGGCTGACGCAGTAGACGGCTCCGCGCGGCGTCTGGAGCACCTTGCCCGCCCCGCAGATGAGCTGCCGGGTGACGAGGAAGGGGATGAGGATGTCCGCGAGCCGGGAGAATTCTCCGTGCCGGGCGACGAGGTAGTTCTCGTGGCACCCGTAGGAGTTTCCCGCCGAGTCGGTGTTGTTCTTGAAGAGATAGACGTCGCCCGCGATTCCCTCCTCGTGCAGGCGGCGTTCGGCGTCGACGAGCAGGCCTTCGAGAATGCGCTCGCCGGCCTTGTCGTGCGTGACCAGCTCGGTCACGTTGTCGCATTCGGGGGTTGCATATTCCGGATGCGATCCCACGTCGAGGTAGAGGCGGGCGCCGTTCCGCAGAAAGACATTGCTGCTGCGGCCCCATGACACAACACGGCGGAAGAGGTAGCGCGCCACTTCGTCAGGTGACAGTCGGCGCTGTCCCCTGAACGTGCACGTGACGCCGTACTCGTTCTCCAGCCCGAAAATGCGGCGGTCCATGACTGAACATTACGCCTTACGGCCGGTGCTGAAACCGGGTTTGACAGCACCGTTTCGATCATTTTCCGATCCGGTCACGACGGCGGGGTCGCGTACGGGAGCTGCGAGGACCTTCCCCGTGGCCAGCAGGACCACCAGGGCGAGGACTCCGCCGACCCCCGCCACGCCGAAGCTCCAGGCGGTGGAGCCGATCTCGACGGCGGGTCCCGCGACGGCCGTTCCGGCTGCCGCGCCGACGCCGAAGGTGGTGACGAGCCAGGAGAACGCCTCGGTCACCGTGCCGCGCGGGGCGTGCCGGTCCACCACGATGAACGAGCAGGCGATGGCGGGGGCCAGGAAGACTCCGGCGAGGGCGGCGAGGGCGGTCATGACGGGGACCGAGGGGGTGAGCGTCAGCGGCAGGTAGCCGAGGGCCAGGAGGCCGACGATGACGCGGAGCCGCCGCTCGGGCGCACCGGCCCACTGCCGTGCCCCGTAGCCGAGGCCACCGATGAGGGCGCCGAGGCCGAGCGCGGCCATCAGCCAGCCGTACACCGACTCGCGGCCGTGGTCGTCGGCGTAGGCCACACCGGCCACCGTGATGGAGCCGAGCGCGAGACCGACGAAGAAGAACGCCCCGAGCAGGGCTAGGAGTCCGGGCGAGCGCAGGGCGCCGAGCCAGTGCGCCTCGCGGGGTGCGGAGCGCCAGGTGCGGGAGGGCTCCGAGAGGACGACCGACAACGCGCCCAGGACGCCGATGGCGTTGATGACGAGCAGAGCGGCGGCCGGGGACCAGAGCGAGACGAGGAGTGTCACCAGGAGCGGCCCCACGGTGAACATGATCTCCTGCGCCACGGCGTCCATCGCGTATGCCCGGTGCACCTGGTCCTCGCGCTTCAGCACGCTGGGCCACAGGGCCCGCAGCCCGCCCTCCAGGGGCGGTGTGGCGACTCCGGCGACGATGACGGCGGCGTACGCCAGCGGGAGCGAGCCGAGGCCCACGAACGCCAGCAGGGCCATGCCGAGGGCGGAGAGCACGGCGGCGGGGAGCTGGACGCGCGGCTGCCCGTACAGGTCGACGGCCCGGCCGAGCAGCGGCTGCCCGACGGCGGTGGCGAGCCCGTAGGCGGCGGCGAGGGCGCCGGCCAGGGTGTAGCTGCCGCCCTCGGCGCGGGTGAAGAGCACGATCGCGATGTGGGCGGTGCCGTTGGGCAGCCGCCCCACCAGGGTGCCCGTCAGCAGCCGGGCGGCATGCCGCGCCCGGAGGATGTCCAGATACCCCGCGGCCATCTGCGCCCCTTTCCGCCGGACGGCTGCCGCCACCCGAGGTTTTACGTATAACGTCGAGGCTCATACGTACCATGTCCGCAGTCCGCGGGTCCACCTCGCGGCACCACGGAAACCCCGCACGGAGGCCCGAGTGACCGACCCCCAGCAGCCCGTCCCGCCCCGGCCCACCAGCCGCGACGTGGCCCGTGCGGCGGGCGTCTCGCAGGCGACGGTCTCGCTCGTGCTCGGGGAGAAGTGGCCGGGCCGGGTGTCCGAGGCCACGGCCCAGCGGGTCCGGGACCGTGCGGCGGAGCTCGGCTACCGGCCCAATCTGGCCGCCCGCAATCTGCGGCTCGGCCGCACCAGGACCGCGCTGCTGGTGGTCCCGGCGCTCACCAACGAGTTCTTCGCCCGGGTCTACACCGGGGCCGCCGCCGTGGCCGCCGAGCACGACTTCGGCGTGGTGCTCTACCCCTCCCCGGACGGCACCGGGCCGGCCCGGGACCCGTTCGCCTCGGCCCGCGCCGCCCTGGACGGGGTGATCGCCTCCTCCATGGCCTCCGACGCGCTCGGCGCGCTGCACGGGGCGGACCTGCCGCTGGTGATGCTGGACAGCGACCCGGCGGGGACGGATGCGGCGGCCCATGTGAACCTGGACATCGCCGACGGCATGCGGCAGCTGACGGAGCATCTGCTGGGCCTCGGCCACCGCCGCTTCGTCCATCTGGCGTCCGCCGTGGACACCTGGACGTTCGCGGTCCGGGCGCAGGCGGTACGGGAGGCGGTGGGCGCGGTCCCGGGCGCCACGGTGCGTACGGTACGGGCCCCCCTCGACGTACGGGCCGGGCGCGAGGCCGCCGAACAGGCCCTGGCCGTCACCGGGGAGCGACCCACGGCGGTCGTCTGCGACGACGACATCCTGGCGGCCGGGGCCTGCAAGGCGGCCCGCCGGCTCGGGCTGCGCGTCCCGGACGACCTCTCGGTCACCGGCTTCGACGACCTGGCGCTGGCCACCGCCGTCGAACCGGAGCTGACCACGGTGCAGCTGCCCGCCGAGCAGGTCGGGGAGCGCGGTATGGCGGCGCTGCTCGCGGTGCTGGACGGCCGCCCTGCCGAGACGGACAGCCTGCCGGTGCGGCTGGTCGTACGGGGCTCCACGGCACCGCCGCCCCCTCCCGGGCATGACGGATGCCCCCGGGCCGAGCCCGGGGGCATCCGTCATGTGTGAGCCGACTACTCCTCGGTGGAGCCGGGGGCGGTGCCGGTGTCCGTACCGGTGCCGGTCTCCGTGGAGTCGGGGGTGTCGGTCTCCTCGGTGTCGGACGGGGCGTCCGTCGGGGTGGCGCCCGCCGCTTCCGCGTCGAGGAGCCGGGTCAGCTGGCGGCCGACGATCCGCTTGAACTTGCGCTGCTGGGGCCGCGTACGGTCCAGCACCGCGACTTCGAGGCGCTCGGCGGGGATCTCCCGCTCCCCGCCGCCCGGCTCGCGGGAGAGCGCCTGGACGGCCAGCTTGAGCGCCTCGGCGAGGGTCATGCCGTCGCGGTGGCGCTGGTCCAGGAAGCCGCTGATCTGCTCGGCGTTGCCGCCGACCGCGACCGAGCCGTGCTCGTCCACGATCGAACCGTCGTGCGGCAGCCGGTAGATCTGGTCACCCTCAGGGGCGGTGCCGACCTCGGCGACGACCAGCTCCACCTCGTACGGCTTCTCGGCCGCGCTGGAGAAGATGGTGCCGAGCGTCTGGGCGTAGACGTTGGCCAGCCCGCGGGCTGTCACATCGTCACGGTCGTAGGTGTATCCGCGCAGGTCCGCGTAGCGCACACCGCCGATGCGGAGGTTCTCGTACTCGTTGTACTTGCCGGCGGCCGCGAAGCCGATCCGGTCATAGATCTCGCTGAACTTGTGCAGCGCGCGGGACGGGTTCTCGCCGACGAACACAATGCCGTCGGCATACTGCAGCACAACGAGGCTGCGACCACGGGCGATGCCCTTGCGGGCGTATTCCGCCCGGTCGGCCATGGCCTGCTGGGGTGAGACATAGAACGGCGTCGACACCGGCTATCCGTCCCTTTCTGTCAGTGACGAGTGCATCTCGGAAGGCTCGGAGTCCGGGTCAGAGCAGCGCGGCGCGCGGGCCGTCGGGCTGCTCCAGGCGGCGTTCCAGGATGGAGCGCGCGATGTCGGCGGACTCCTGGTCGCCCAGCCTCCGGAAGCCTTCGTCGGTGATGACGGTGACGATCGGGTAGATCCGGCGGGCCACGTCCGGGCCGCCGGTCGCCGAGTCGTCGTCAGCGGCGTCGTACAGCGCCTGCACGACCAGGGTGAGGGTCTGCTCCTCCGTCAGGTCCTCGCGGTAGAGCTTCTTCATGGAGCCGCGGGCGAAGATCGACCCGGATCCGGTGGCGGCGTAGCCGTTCTCCTCGGAGCGGCCACCGGTGACGTCGTAGGAGAAGATGCGGCCCTTGTCGCGGTCCACGTCGTACCCCGCGAAGAGCGGCACCACGGCGAGGCCCTGCATGGCCATGGCGAGGTTGGAGCGGATCATGGTGGAGAGCCGGTTCGCCTTGCCCTCCAGGGAGAGCTGGGCGCCCTCGACCTTCTCGAAGTGCTCCAGCTCCAGCTGGAACAGCTTGACCATCTCCACGGCCAGTCCGGCGGTGCCGGCGATGCCCACCGCCGAATACTCGTCGGCCGGGAAGACCTTCTCGATGTCGCGCTGCGCGATCATGTTGCCCATGGTGGCGCGCCGGTCACCGGCCAGGACGACGCCACCGGGGAAGGACGCCGCGACGATGGTCGTCCCGTGCGGTGCCTCGATGGCCCCCTGAAGCGGCGGCAGACTCCGGTTGCCCGGGAGCATCTCGGGCGACTGGTCGGACAGGAAGTCCATGAACGAGGACGAACCCGGCGTCAGGAAGGCAGCTGGTAGACGCCCGGTGCTACGAGTGTTGGCTTCCACGCGTTTCCCTCCAGGTATGCGATGGCCCTGCGCAAGAGAGTCAGGATCATCCCCCAACTTGCCGATGGCCGAATTGCAGTTGAAGCAACGTACGCCACGGACCCTACCCGTCCCGGGGCAGTGATCCACATGTTCGGCGGAGGGATCTGCGTCGATCCCGCACTCGCGAACCGGAGGGGGCTCCACCGGTCGGCGAGCGGGGTGACGGCGCCCGCCGCGGCGGGCGCCGTCACCCCGTCTCCCCCGAGTTCCACGGTCGCCCGGAGCGCTACCAGGCGTTCACACTCGTGAACTACTGTCCACCCTTTTGAACGAAGGAGCGGACGAAGTCCTCGGCGTTCTCTTCGAGGACGTCGTCGATCTCGTCCAGCACCGAGTCGACGTCGTCGCTCAGCTTCTCCTGGCGCTCCGCGAGGTCCTCGGACGCCTGCGCGTCCTGCGCCTGCTCCTCGACCTCCTCGGTGGAACGCGTCGCCTTCTGCTGTCCGCCGCCGGTGTCCTTGGTCGCCATGTAGCTCACCCCGCTCGGTTCGAAGCAATCAAGCTCTTGATCAGACCCTACCCACGAGGTCCGACATTTGGCCCGGTGGTTGTGCAACGTCCGGGCCTCGGGTGATTGATTCCCCGCCCGGACGCCTTTCAGCCGCCCGACAGCGTCCGGACCAGCTCCTCCGCCGTACGGCAGCGGTCCAGGAGGTCCTTGACGTGCTCCTTGGTCCCCCGCAGCGGCTCCAGGGTGGGCACCCGCTGGAGCGAGTCGCGGTCCGGCAGGTCGAAGATGACCGAGTCCCAGGAGGCGGCCGCAACGTCGTCGGCATACTGCTCCAGACAGCGGCCCCGGAAGTAGGCCCTGGTGTCCTCCGGAGGCTGCGTACGGGCCCTGGTGACGTCGTCCTCGTCCAGCAGCCGCTTCATCCGCCCACGGGCCGCCAGACGGTTGTAGAGCCCCTTGTCGGGCCGTACGTCGGCGTACTGGAGGTCGACCAGGTGCAGCCGGGGGGCGTCCCAGTCCAGCGAGTCGCGGCGGCGGTAACCCTCCATGAGCTCCCGCTTGGCGATCCAGTCCAGCTCCCCGGCCAGGCTCATCGGGTCGGTCTCCAGCCGGTTGAGCGTGTCCTCCCAGCGGGTCAGGATGTCCTTGGTCTGCTCGTCGGCGTCGGCACCGTACCGCTCGTCGACGTATTTGCGGGCCAGCTCGAAGTACTCCATCTGGAGCTGGACGGCGGTGAGTGTCCGGCCGCTGCGGAGCGTGATCAGCTGCCGGAGGTCCGGGTCGTGCGAGACCTGGTGCAGGGTGCGGACGGGCTGGTCGACGGCGAGGTCGACGTTGATGAAGGCGTCCTCGATCATGGACAGCACCAGGGACGTGGTGCCCAGCTTCAGATAGGTCGAGATCTCCGAGAGGTTGGCGTCGCCGATGATCACATGGAGCCGGCGGTACTTCTCCGCGTCGGAGTGGGGCTCGTCCCGGGTGTTGATGATGGGCCGCTTGAGCGTGGTCTCCAGGCCGACCTCGACCTCGAAGTAGTCCGCGCGCTGGCTGATCTGGAAGCCGTGCTCATGGCCGTCCTGGCCGATGCCGACCCGCCCCGCGCCGGTGACGACCTGGCGGGAGACGAAGAACGGCGTCAGATGGCGCACGATGTCCGAGAACGGCGTCTCCCGCTTCATCAGATAGTTCTCGTGCGTGCCGTAGGAGGCGCCCTTGTTGTCGGTGTTGTTCTTGTAGAGGTGGATCGGCTGGGCGCCGGGGATGGCGGCCGCCCGCTCGGCGGCCTCGGCCATGATCCGCTCGCCGGCCTTGTCCCAGAGCACCGCGTCGAGGGGGTTGGTGATCTCCGGTGAGCTGTATTCGGGGTGCGCGTGGTCGACGTAGAGCCGGGCGCCGTTGGTGAGGATCACATTGGCCAGGCCGATGTCCTCGTCGGTGAGCTGACTGGAGTCGGCGGTCTCACGGGCGAGGTCGAAGCCTCGCGCGTCGCGCAGCGGATTCTCCTCCTCGAAGTCCCAGCGGGCGCGGCGCGCCCGGTGCATCGCCGCCGCGTAGGCGTTGACGATCTGGGACGAGGTGAGCATGGCATTGGCGTTGGGGTGGCCGGGGACGGAGATCCCGTACTCCGTCTCGATGCCCATTACTCGCCGTACGGTCATGCGGCCCTCCTTGCCCGGCGTCGGTCCCGTCCGGGAGCGACGCTCAAGTACCGCTGCTTGTCCGGTGCGTATGCGGTGCCCGTCACCGCACTGCGCGACTCGGCGGTACCGCAGAGCCTAGAGCGCCTCTGCGCCGGTGGGGAGATCAATTACGACATTGTTCCGGTGTGGCCGGAACGGGGGAAAACGACCGGCTGCGGATGCCCCTCCAGGCATCCGCAGCCGGTCGGCGTATTACAGGTACTGGCCGGTATTGGCCACCGTGTCGATGGAGCGCCCGGTGTCCGCGCCCTGCTTTCCGGTGACGAGTGTGCGGATGAAGACGATCCGCTCACCCTTCTTACCGGAAATCCTGGCCCAGTCGTCCGGATTGGTGGTGTTGGGCAGGTCCTCGTTCTCCTTGAACTCATCCACGCAGGCCTGGAGGAGATGGGAGACGCGCAGACCCTTCTGCTGCTCTTCGAGGAATGCCTTGATGGCCATTTTCTTTGCCCGGTCGACGATGTTCTGAATCATCGCGCCGGAGTTGAAGTCCTTGAAGTACAGGACTTCCTTGTCGCCGTTGGCGTAGGTGACCTCGAGGAAGCGGTTCTCCTCGGATTCCGTGTACATCCGCTCCACCACGGACTGGATCATGGCGTGGGCGGCGGCCGGCCGGGAGCCGGAGTGCTCGGCCAGATCGTCCGAGTGCAGCGGGAGCGACGGAGTCAGGTACTTCGCGAAGATGTCCTTCGCGGCCTCGGCGTCCGGACGCTCGATCTTGATCTTCACATCGAGTCGGCCGGGTCGCAGGATGGCGGGGTCGATCATGTCCTCGCGGTTGGAGGCGCCGATGACGATGACGTTCTCCAGACCCTCCACACCGTCGATCTCGGCGAGCAGCTGCGGGACGATGGTGTTCTCCACGTCCGAGCTGACGCCGCTGCCGCGGGTGCGGAAGAGGGATTCCATCTCGTCGAAGAAGACGATGACGGGGGTGCCCTCGCTCGCCTTCTCCCTCGCACGCTGGAAGACCAGACGGATGTGCCGCTCGGTCTCACCGACGTACTTATTGAGGAGCTCGGGGCCCTTGATATTGAGGAAGTAGCTCTTCCCCGCGGGCTGCCCGGTCACCTCGGCGACCTTCTTGGCGAGCGAATTGGCGACGGCCTTGGCGATGAGCGTCTTGCCGCAGCCGGGCGGACCGTAGAGCAGGATGCCCTTCGGCGGTCGCAGTTCGTGCTCCTTGAAGAGGTCGGGGTGCAGGTAGGGGAGCTCGACCGCGTCGCGGATCAGCTCGATCTGGTCGCCCAGGCCGCCGATCTTGTCGTAGTCGATGTCCGGAACCTCTTCGAGGACCAGCTCCTCGACCTCGCTCTTGGGGACCACCTCGTAGACGTAACCGGACCGGGAGTCCAGCAGCAGGGCGTCACCGGAGCGGATGGTGATGTCCAGCAGCGGCTCGGCGAGCCGCACCACCCTCTCCTCGTCGGTGTGCCCGACCACCAGGGCGCGCTCGCCGTCCTCAAGGATCTCCTTGAGGGTGACGATGTCCCCGGCCCGCTCGAACTCCATGGCCTCGACCACGTTGAGCGCTTCGTTGAGCATGACCTCCTGGCCACGCCTGAGGTCCTCCAGTTCGACACTGGGGGACACGTTCACCCGGAGCTTGCGGCCCCCGGTGAAGATGTCGCAGGTGCCGTCCTCGTTGGCCTGCAGGAAGACACCGAAGCCGGCCGGCGGCTGTGCGAGCCGGTCGACCTCCTCCTTGAGGGCCACGATCTGGTCACGCGCCTCGCGGAGCGTGTTGGCGAGCCGCTCGTTCTGTGCGGACACGCCTGCCAGATTCGTCTGCAACTCGACGATCCGCTCTTCGAGAATCCTCGTATGACGCGGAGAGTCGGCGAGCTTACGTCGCAGGACGGCGATTTCCTGCTCGAGATAGGCAACCTGGCCGGCCGGGTCTTCTGACCCTCGCGCGGGCCGGATGCCGCGGTTGATGTCGTCGTCGTGGGCTGCCACGGTCCTCACCTCCTCCATGGGGAGCTGGACGCTTCCTGACCCTACCTGGGTGGGTGGTG
This DNA window, taken from Streptomyces griseus subsp. griseus, encodes the following:
- the arc gene encoding proteasome ATPase, with translation MAAHDDDINRGIRPARGSEDPAGQVAYLEQEIAVLRRKLADSPRHTRILEERIVELQTNLAGVSAQNERLANTLREARDQIVALKEEVDRLAQPPAGFGVFLQANEDGTCDIFTGGRKLRVNVSPSVELEDLRRGQEVMLNEALNVVEAMEFERAGDIVTLKEILEDGERALVVGHTDEERVVRLAEPLLDITIRSGDALLLDSRSGYVYEVVPKSEVEELVLEEVPDIDYDKIGGLGDQIELIRDAVELPYLHPDLFKEHELRPPKGILLYGPPGCGKTLIAKAVANSLAKKVAEVTGQPAGKSYFLNIKGPELLNKYVGETERHIRLVFQRAREKASEGTPVIVFFDEMESLFRTRGSGVSSDVENTIVPQLLAEIDGVEGLENVIVIGASNREDMIDPAILRPGRLDVKIKIERPDAEAAKDIFAKYLTPSLPLHSDDLAEHSGSRPAAAHAMIQSVVERMYTESEENRFLEVTYANGDKEVLYFKDFNSGAMIQNIVDRAKKMAIKAFLEEQQKGLRVSHLLQACVDEFKENEDLPNTTNPDDWARISGKKGERIVFIRTLVTGKQGADTGRSIDTVANTGQYL